The Paenibacillus dendritiformis region ACAGACTCTTACGGGAACTGGGCGCCGAAGCCATCGTCTCGCCGCTGGAGGAAGGCGCAGCAGACGAGCTGCGCAGCACAGCCGATGTCGTGATCGAGTGCGCCGGCCGTCCGGAATCAGTGGAGCTGGCCTTGGAGGCGGCCCGCAAGGGCGGCCAAGTCCTGCTCTTCGGCGTCGCTTCTCCCGAAGCGCGGGCGAGCCTGTCGCCATTCGAGGTGTTCAGCAAGGAACTGCGGATCATGGGCTCGTTCATCAATCCGTACACGCACGAGGAGGCGCTCGCTTTGCTTGCGCAGCATATCGTAAGTATTGAACCGCTGATCAGCCATCGCTTCCGCCTGGACGAACTGCCTGACGTCATGGCCCGGTATGGCGAGATGAATGTCACCAAAGCGGTCATCATGGAGGAACAGCTGTAAGGGGAACGCCCAGAAATCCGAACTCACTCGCATGCATAGCGCCATAACGGATTGGAAATGGTAACAACAGGGTTCTTTTCCATTCCGCTCAGCGGCATATCGTGAGGAGTTGAGTTCCATGTTCAAATCGATATTCGGCGTTCTTCAAAAGGTCGGCAAGGCGCTCATGCTGCCGGTCGCCATTCTGCCGGCGGCCGGCATCCTGCTCGGCATCGGCAACGCCCTGCGCAATCCGGATCTGATCGCTCGTATTCCGGTGCTGGGCACCGGCGCTGTCAGCATGATCTCCAGCGTGATGGAGCAAGCCGGAGGCATCGTATTCGACAACCTGTCCTTGCTGTTCGCGGTCGGTGTGGCCATCGGTCTCGCTGGCGGGGACGGGGTAGCGGGGCTTGCCGCCATCGTCGGCTATTTCGTCATGAACGTGACGATGAAAGTCATTATGAATGTGACGCCGGAGATGGTGGAGAGCAACTTCGCCTATGCTATCGTGCAAGGCGTGCCGACGCTGCAGACGGGCGTCTTCGGCGGCATCATTATCGGCATCACGGCGGCCGTGCTGTACAAGCGCTTCTTCAAGATCGAGATGCCTTCCTATCTCGGCTTCTTCGCGGGCAAGCGCTTTGTTCCGATTATTACGGCCGTCACGTCGCTTGTTATCGGCATTGTGATGGTGTTCATCTGGCCGCCGATCCAGAGCGGGCTGAATGCATTTTCCCATTCGCTTATCGATTCCAACCGCGCGCTGGCGGCCTTCATCTTCGGCATTTGTGAACGGGCGCTCATTCCCTTCGGGCTGCATCATATCTTTTATGCGCCTTTCTGGTTCGAATTCGGGGAATATGTGAGCAAAGCGGGCGATCTCGTCCGGGGAGATCAAAAAATCTTCTTCGCCCAGCTAAAAGACGGCGTTGAATTGACGGCGGGCACCTTCATGACCGGAAAATATCCGTTCATGATGTTCGGCCTCCCGGCAGCCGCGCTTGCGATCTATCATGAGGCGCGCCCGGAGAACAAGAAGCTTGTGGCCGGGCTGATGGGATCGGCCGCATTGACGTCCTTCCTGACCGGCATTACGGAGCCGCTTGAATTCTCCTTCCTGTTCGTGGCGCCGCTTCTCTTTGCCGTGCACGTCCTGTTCGCGGGCCTGTCCTTCCTGACGATGCATCTGCTCGGCGTCAAAATCGGAATGACGTTCTCCGGCGGCGTTATCGATTATTTGCTGTTCGGCGTGCTG contains the following coding sequences:
- the ptsG gene encoding glucose-specific PTS transporter subunit IIBC, coding for MFKSIFGVLQKVGKALMLPVAILPAAGILLGIGNALRNPDLIARIPVLGTGAVSMISSVMEQAGGIVFDNLSLLFAVGVAIGLAGGDGVAGLAAIVGYFVMNVTMKVIMNVTPEMVESNFAYAIVQGVPTLQTGVFGGIIIGITAAVLYKRFFKIEMPSYLGFFAGKRFVPIITAVTSLVIGIVMVFIWPPIQSGLNAFSHSLIDSNRALAAFIFGICERALIPFGLHHIFYAPFWFEFGEYVSKAGDLVRGDQKIFFAQLKDGVELTAGTFMTGKYPFMMFGLPAAALAIYHEARPENKKLVAGLMGSAALTSFLTGITEPLEFSFLFVAPLLFAVHVLFAGLSFLTMHLLGVKIGMTFSGGVIDYLLFGVLQNRTPYWLVVPVGLVLALIYYFGFRFAIRTFNLRTPGREEAAPAAAAKATAAAGEELPRGILTALGGKANIASLDACITRLRVQVKDKGNVDKERLKELGASGVLEVGNNVQAIFGTRSETIKHQIHELIGREDMELDRAGPEEDKESGKRPEGEPE